In one window of Plasmodium berghei ANKA genome assembly, chromosome: 14 DNA:
- a CDS encoding amino acid transporter, putative, translating to MSAKWLSNISLFNFNKTNNKQNFVRSRKRFRTITWKYAKTIGPFASFIYLFNQSIGSGLFDIPSLIDEVGWIPVIFGNVFVCSVAAFCSLMILRAMTIIPKNKNFEQRIEYSAVIKYFMSNEKYKFVSFLYHLGNICNNICGILVISKIIDIFIIKIFGYTILFEIYPQIQIKKCSISFLDAMFNGYYYSNTGNYETIFICGFTIGYIINAIICIHLSSKGLEETINYQYVVFMIFMSSFLYLSISSTIYLFSHNYNDSSTAIKSINMHNNLILSRAHIEPDLIKNYQSYNELNHFKKIILICKNTASSECLISNKIEKNSFSNYSNDLYKRNDNIYKNVSTKTNNNINILNNFNEKNNILYSKNTPFFCSFMRLNRLYKKKTYIFRNSIFFLTVLSCSKDLKINKNINILYFYYVYKIYNEFYINNSNASNSEKMKQFNTNSENFIEEEYYNNYKNNLTNKYNLSKNGNNTNDNKNKEKKKEIQNKTFFEKLYLMISKIEGIKTYCMGKTFANFIDSYGFVSNIPSWGNEITDDVNVSKSIWFTVIFSSIFYFIFGIIFCLNNSFKNINTSVLYIFNLVAVAPKVITGSISMRYDLMNLDICSDDIAFFFACIAPFLLAWLFSNGILFSNTFNYISLICGLFCNFLSPAFTYISACESNTSFYKNPLRKYTIVNRKKTVLSSSSDIRKALGNIIDKFGDDNHHNFHIDQNDNEKENETLKKRISKFNRSMSLNQSGMYNNSINSNSNSGSFFIFENGEYIPKSYSKDDTDVTNFSNKSSIEFSSLHDNCDFVEKNEIVIKEETFDNIANKETNKIKKKKKGIRFSSEIKHDDEDNNLKNNNIYNSYEKKGKNNILTKEIEGEKNNDKNKYQKEFIPSKKKAVFFSESFNTGDKEDNGNSNEKQYSPTIELNEKENYPKKKTNIKKKKMFSEEVRVCKDEGKYEGSKKNGKKKKGVAFSDQVEMCYDEKKQNFKFNDDIEVFTPEKYTQEDNTNLCKNENKLNSILSNEINDDCITKCKTKKEPKLMGANDDKEKGYITYPKNSDKVSIDNKYVHEEISTYEIVINNNNKFIQEDIRKCENKKNNELVFSSNKSNDNKKLGVNLNNPSCLEYERILSDSAINYNVNDEINETKENENESITKNRSFENPDHQIFKRKREKLKSQFKSNMSRNVSNYKKLIQSINSLKSEEKNEDINNTIIKYSTQNETNFDDNCDLFTPRYVIEKHKSISKEICPQETILKNIDTELDKKETLHYSERNENIKFQDSEKLLNKEENNKNNLYYKISLSFENNTIHERENQTCPSNHPINEHDNSKNNVLFVRQRKKLKSSFYANGNMIIGDSKEAIHVEQINNFRNKLNVESDLNDNNNNIQISENEINDEKAIENTEVEIVPILKIMKSYENQTLTENDNDQVKNMKKKKTIKNVRHQTHYKFADLSDLYDDIHKYELENVETNYVNNKTDNDEESKQLLEISKNNNLNEEINKTNETSSSIKNEKSSIIKQIEQIYTELADRMHSGISEISTNDDIDYVDIRQFKIIDNNSPVKHYYNVFHKSKNYNSNKYEHIYSNNIILDNKTNMDHLCSIFLFGNPLERNEEYEESRKKINKNNETTNIPTSSQNKISDIKEKSGIFTRFENTKNNLSVSGLHEEQVSLINSPSSRNTENYIEIVNKNHNAISTSGTVKPSALKKPSVNFNVNDEVIDNEELNNIIKSNDINIKKNSSNKIEIMKIRIHVYPDFLQKYHVETTYVLLGFLSAFSFVGIITDLLFG from the exons atgagcGCAAAATGGCTATCTAATATATcactttttaatttcaataaaacaaataataaacaaaattttgTAAGAAGCCGGAAACGGTTTCGTACAATTACATGGAAATATGCCAAAACAATTGGACCGTTTGCttcattcatatatttatttaatcaAAGTATAGGATCAG GCTTATTTGACATCCCAAGTTTAATTGATGAAGTAGGATGGATTCCAGTAATTTTCGGAAATGTGTTTGTATGCTCAGTTGCTGCTTTTTGTAGTTTAATGATTTTAAGAGCGATGACTATTATAccaaaaaacaaaaattttgaGCAAAGAATTGAATATAGTGCagttataaaatattttatgtcgaatgaaaaatataaatttgtttcctttttatatcatttagGGAATATATGCAACAATATTTGTGGAATACTTGTTATATCGAAAATAATTGacatattcattattaaaatatttgggtatactatattatttgaaatatatcctcaaatacaaattaaaaaatgctCAATATCTTTTTTAGATGCTATGTTTAATGGTTATTACTATTCTAATACAGGAAATTATGaaactatatttatatgtggATTTACTATAGGTTATATAATTAACGcaataatatgtatacatcTTTCGTCAAAAGGGTTAGAAGAAACGATAAACTATCAATATGTTGTTTTTATGATATTTATGagttcttttttatatttatccatttcttcaacaatttatttattttcacataattataatgaCAGTTCAACAGCAATTAAAAGcataaatatgcataacaatttaatattaagtAGAGCCCACATAGAACCagatttaataaaaaattatcaatcatataatgaattaaaccattttaaaaaaataatactgaTATGCAAAAACACAGCTTCTAGTGAGTGTCTAATTTCAAacaaaattgaaaaaaacagCTTTTCAAATTATTCAAATGACTTATATAAACggaatgataatatatataaaaatgtaagcACGAAGACCaataacaatattaatattttaaacaatttcaacgaaaaaaataatattttatattcaaaaaacaCTCCATTTTTCTGCTCATTTATGCGATTAAACCgtctatataaaaaaaaaacttatatttttcgaaATAGCATTTTTTTCCTCACAGTTTTAAGTTGTTCTAAggatttaaaaattaataaaaatatcaacattttatatttttattatgtatataaaatatataatgaattttataTCAACAATTCCAACGCTTCAAACtcagaaaaaatgaaacaatTTAATACGAACTcagaaaattttattgaagaagaatattataataattataaaaataatttaacaaataaatataacctttctaaaaatggaaataatacaaacgataataaaaataaggaaaagaaaaaggaaatacAGAACAAAACATtctttgaaaaattatacctTATGATTAGTAAAATAGAAggaataaaaacatattgtATGGGAAAAACATTCGCGAATTTTATTGATTCATATGGATTTGTTAGTAATATACCATCATGGGGAAATGAAATAACGGATGATGTTAATGTATCTAAATCTATATGGTTTACAGTTATATTTAGcagcattttttattttatttttggtataatattttgtttaaataattcttttaaaaatattaatacatcagttttatatatttttaatttagtTGCTGTTGCCCCTAAAGTTATCACTGGCTCTATATCGATGCGCTATGATTTAATGAATTTAGATATATGTTCAGATGATatagcatttttttttgcttgTATCGctccatttttattagcatggttattttcaaatggtatattattttcaaatacatttaattatataagcTTAATATGTGGgcttttttgtaattttctATCACCAGCATTTACTTATATATCAGCATGTGAAAGTAATACatctttttataaaaaccccttaagaaaatatacaatcgttaatagaaaaaaaacagtaCTTTCATCAAGCTCTGACATTCGAAAAGCTTTAGGGAATATAATTGACAAATTTGGAGATGATAATcatcataattttcatatagATCAAAATGATAacgaaaaagaaaatgagacactaaaaaaaagaataagTAAATTTAATAGATCCATGTCTTTAAACCAGTCTGGGATGTATAATAATTCAATAAACTCAAATAGTAATTCTGgaagtttttttatttttgaaaatggGGAATATATACCTAAAAGTTATTCAAAAGATGATACTGACGTCAcaaatttttcaaataaatcatCTATTGAATTTAGTTCATTACATGATAATTGTGATTTCgtggaaaaaaatgaaattgtTATAAAGGAAGAGACCTTTGATAATATAGCAAATAAAGAGAccaataaaattaaaaaaaaaaaaaaaggaataagATTTTCAAGTGAAATAAAACATGACGATgaagataataatttaaaaaacaataatatatataattcatatgaaaaaaagggaaaaaataatattttaacaaaagAAATCGAgggtgaaaaaaataatgacaaaaataaatatcaaaaagAATTCATTCCctccaaaaaaaaagcagTTTTCTTTTCAGAATCATTCAACACAGGGGATAAAGAAGATAACGGTAATTCAAatgaaaaacaatattCTCCAACTATAGAATTAAACGAAAAGGAAAATTAtcctaaaaaaaaaacaaatataaaaaaaaaaaaaatgttttcaGAAGAAGTAAGAGTGTGTAAGGATGAAGGTAAGTATGAAggaagtaaaaaaaatgggaagaagaaaaaaggAGTAGCTTTTTCAGACCAAGTAGAAATGTgttatgatgaaaaaaaacaaaattttaaatttaatgatGATATTGAAGTTTTTACACCAGAAAAATATACCCAGGAAGATAACACAaatttatgtaaaaatgaaaacaaatTGAACAGTATATTatcaaatgaaataaatgatgatTGTATAACAAAAtgcaaaacaaaaaaagaacCAAAATTAATGGGTGCCAATGATGATAAGGAAAAGGGATATATTACATATCCTAAAAATAGTGATAAAGTAAGTATTgacaataaatatgtacatGAAGAAATTTCTACTTAtgaaatagtaataaataataataataagttTATTCAAGAAGATATAAgaaaatgtgaaaataaaaaaaataacgagcttgttttttcttcaaataaaagtaatgataataaaaaattgggCGTAAATTTAAACAACCCCTCATGTTTAGAATATGAAAGAATCCTTAGCGATTCAgctattaattataatgtaaatgatgaaattaatgaaaccaaagaaaatgaaaatgaatcaATTACTAAAAATAGAAGTTTCGAAAATCCTGATCACCAAATTTTTAAACGGAAAagagaaaaattaaaatctCAATTTAAATCTAATATGTCTAGGAATGTCAGCAACTATAAAAAGTTAATACAAAGTATAAATTCGTTAAAATCtgaagaaaaaaacgaagatattaataataccataataaaatattcaacACAAAATGAAACAAATTTTGATGATAATTGTGATTTATTCACCCCACGTTATGTTATAGAAAAACATAAAAGTATATCCAAAGAAATATGTCCACAAGaaacaatattaaaaaatattgacaCTGAACttgataaaaaagaaacatTGCATTACTCTGaaagaaatgaaaatattaaattccAAGACTCGGAAAAacttttaaataaagaggaaaacaacaaaaataatttatattataaaatatctCTATCGTTCGAAAATAATACTATCCATGAAAGGGAAAACCAAACATGCCCATCAAATCATCCAATAAATGAACACgataatagtaaaaataatgtattatttgttAGACAGAggaaaaaattgaaatcATCTTTTTATGCCAATGGTAATATGATAATTGGAGATAGTAAAGAAGCGATACATGTAGagcaaattaataattttcgtAATAAACTTAATGTTGAATCTgatttaaatgataataataataatatacaaatatctgaaaatgaaattaatgACGAAAAAGCTATTGAAAATACAGAGGTAGAAATTGTCccaatattaaaaataatgaaatcTTATGAAAACCAAACATTGACGGAGAACGACAATGATCAAGTAAaaaacatgaaaaaaaaaaaaacaataaaaaatgtaagaCATCAGACACATTACAAGTTCGCTGATTTATCAGACCTGTATGAtgatatacataaatacGAATTAGAAAATGTTGAAACaaattatgtaaataaCAAAACAGATAATGATGAGGAGAGTAAGCAACTTTTGGAAATAagcaaaaataataatttaaatgaagaGATAAATAAAACGAATGAAACATCTTCATCaataaaaaacgaaaaatcgtctattataaaacaaatagaacaaatatatacagAATTAGCAGACAGAATGCATTCTGGTATTTCTGAAATATCTACGAATGATGACATTGATTATGTTGATATACGTCAATTTAAGATAATAGATAATAATAGCCCAGTTaaacattattataatgtttttcacaaaagtaaaaattataattcgaataaatatgaacatatatattcaaataacattattttggataataaaacaaatatggATCATTTATgttccatatttttatttggtaACCCTTTAGAAAGAAATGAAGAATATGAAGAAAGccgaaaaaaaataaataaaaataatgaaaccACTAATATACCAACTAGCtctcaaaataaaatatcagatataaaagaaaaatccGGAATTTTTACACGTTTTGAAAATACAAAGAATAATTTATCCGTTTCCGGATTACATGAAGAACAAGTATCATTAATTAACTCACCTTCCTCTCGAAATacagaaaattatattgaaATCGTCAATAAAAATCACAATGCCATAAGTACATCGGGCACTGTTAAACCATCAGCTTTGAAAAAGCCAAGCGTAAATTTTAATGTAAATGATGAAGTTATTGACAATGAG gaattaaataatataataaaaagcaatgatataaatatcaaGAAAAACAGttctaataaaattgaaataatgaaaattcgAATTCATGTCTATCCAGATTTTCTTCAGAAATATCATGTAGAAACAACCTATGTATTATTGGGTTTTTTGAGCGCCTTTTCATTTGTTGGCATTATAACTGATTTGTTATTTGGataa
- a CDS encoding mitosis protein dim1, putative, giving the protein MSFMLQHLNSGWAVDQAIVNEDERLVCIRFGHDYDPDCMKMDELLYKVADDIKNFCVIYLVDITEVPDFNTMYELYDPVSVMFFYRNKHMMIDLGTGNNNKINWPMNNKQEFIDIVETIFRGARKGRGLVISPKDYSTKYKY; this is encoded by the coding sequence ATGTCGTTTATGCTTCAGCATTTAAATAGTGGTTGGGCAGTTGATCAAGCTATAGTAAACGAAGATGAACGATTAGTTTGTATTCGTTTTGGTCATGATTACGATCCTGATTGTATGAAAATGGATGAATTACTATATAAAGTAGCTGATGATATAAAGAATTTTtgtgttatatatttggtGGATATCACCGAAGTTCCTGATTTTAATACAATGTATGAATTGTATGATCCAGTTTCtgttatgtttttttatagaaataaaCACATGATGATAGATTTAGGTACaggtaataataataaaattaattggcctatgaataataaacaaGAATTTATTGATATTGTTGAAACCATATTCAGAGGCGCAAGAAAAGGAAGAGGTTTAGTCATATCACCGAAAGATTATTCAactaaatataaatattaa